From a single Rodentibacter sp. JRC1 genomic region:
- the rhlB gene encoding ATP-dependent RNA helicase RhlB codes for MQQNYLSQQRFADFPLHPTVLKALRSKGFEYCTPIQALSLPITLQGKDIAGQAQTGTGKTMAFLTATFHHLLTHKPENVNHKQPRALILAPTRELAVQISNDSELMAKTSGLKTALAYGGDGYDKQLQAIERGVDILIGTTGRVIDYVKQGVIRLEQIQVVVLDEADRMFDLGFIRDIRYLLRKCPAPQARLTMLFSATLSYKVRELAFEDMNNPEYIEIEPEQKTGHRIKEELFYPSNQDKMALLLTLIEEEWPERCIVFANTKHRCEEIWGYLAADGHRVGLLTGDVAQKKRLSLLKQFTDGNLDILVATDVAARGLHISDVTHVFNYDLPDDREDYVHRIGRTGRAGESGVSISFACEEYAMNLPAIEEYIDHSIPVSQYDPTSLLDLPKPLRLKSRSNNSRPMMRNRSSYRR; via the coding sequence ATGCAACAAAATTATTTAAGTCAGCAACGTTTTGCTGATTTTCCTTTACATCCTACCGTTCTAAAAGCCTTGCGAAGCAAGGGATTTGAATATTGTACGCCTATTCAAGCGCTTTCTTTACCCATCACGTTACAAGGTAAAGATATTGCCGGCCAAGCCCAAACCGGCACGGGTAAAACTATGGCGTTTTTGACGGCGACTTTTCATCATTTACTCACTCATAAACCCGAAAATGTCAATCACAAACAACCACGAGCTTTAATTCTCGCCCCAACCCGTGAACTTGCGGTGCAAATTAGCAATGATTCGGAACTGATGGCAAAAACAAGCGGATTAAAAACCGCACTTGCTTACGGTGGGGACGGTTATGACAAACAATTACAAGCGATTGAACGTGGTGTCGATATTTTAATCGGTACGACCGGACGGGTGATTGATTATGTAAAACAAGGGGTGATTCGTTTAGAGCAAATTCAAGTGGTAGTGTTAGACGAGGCGGATCGTATGTTCGATCTCGGCTTCATTCGTGATATTCGTTATTTATTACGCAAATGCCCAGCACCACAAGCACGCTTAACCATGCTTTTTTCCGCCACTTTGTCTTACAAAGTGCGTGAACTCGCCTTTGAAGATATGAATAATCCCGAATATATTGAAATTGAACCGGAACAAAAAACCGGGCATCGAATTAAGGAAGAATTATTTTATCCTTCCAACCAAGACAAAATGGCGCTTTTACTCACCTTAATAGAAGAGGAATGGCCGGAACGCTGCATTGTGTTTGCCAATACAAAACATCGTTGCGAAGAAATTTGGGGTTATTTAGCCGCAGACGGGCATCGTGTCGGTTTACTCACAGGCGATGTCGCACAAAAAAAACGCCTCTCTTTGTTAAAACAATTTACTGACGGCAATTTAGATATTTTAGTGGCAACGGACGTTGCAGCCCGTGGTTTGCATATTTCGGATGTGACTCACGTGTTTAACTATGATTTGCCGGATGATCGTGAAGATTACGTTCACCGTATCGGGCGTACGGGACGAGCCGGTGAAAGCGGCGTCTCAATCAGTTTTGCTTGCGAAGAATATGCGATGAATTTGCCGGCTATTGAAGAATATATTGATCATTCCATTCCTGTTAGCCAATATGATCCGACATCTTTATTAGATTTGCCAAAACCGCTACGCTTAAAATCACGCTCCAATAATTCCCGACCAATGATGAGAAATCGTTCTTCTTATCGAAGATAA
- a CDS encoding sodium:alanine symporter family protein — translation MSLETILSAIDNFIWGPPLLILLSGTGLYLTLRLGFIQIRYLPRALGYLFRKDRGGKGDVSSFAALCTALAATIGTGNIVGVATAVQAGGPGAIFWMWLVALLGMATKYAECLLAVKYRVRDRRGFMSGGPMYYIEQGLGIKWLAKMFAVFGVLVAFFGIGTFPQVNAITHAMEDTFHIPVIITAIIVTLLVAMIILGGVKRIATASSIIVPFMAISYVLVSIIIILLNWEKVPNAVWLIIHSAFNPQSALGGALGFTVMKAIQSGVARGIFSNESGLGSAPIAAAAAQTREPVRQGLISMTGTFLDTIIVCTMTGIVLVLTGAWSNPSLAGATVTNAAFSQGLGSPIGATIVTIGLLFFAFTTILGWCYYGERCFVYLVGTRGIRLYRLVFIVLVGIGAFLKLDLIWILADIVNGLMAFPNLIALIGLRKVVIEETKDYFSRLKINHRDQDELV, via the coding sequence TTTGTTATCCGGTACGGGGCTTTATCTCACTTTGCGTTTAGGTTTTATTCAAATTCGTTACCTGCCACGTGCACTCGGTTATTTATTTAGGAAAGATCGTGGTGGGAAAGGAGATGTTTCTTCCTTTGCCGCACTTTGCACAGCATTGGCGGCAACGATTGGAACGGGCAATATCGTTGGTGTAGCAACGGCTGTTCAAGCCGGCGGACCGGGGGCGATTTTTTGGATGTGGTTGGTTGCTTTGCTTGGTATGGCAACCAAATACGCCGAATGCTTACTTGCGGTGAAATATCGTGTGAGAGATCGCCGTGGGTTTATGTCCGGTGGGCCGATGTATTATATTGAACAGGGTTTAGGCATTAAATGGTTGGCAAAAATGTTTGCCGTATTTGGTGTGTTGGTGGCATTTTTCGGTATCGGTACCTTTCCACAGGTGAATGCGATTACGCACGCAATGGAAGATACCTTTCATATTCCGGTGATTATTACGGCTATTATCGTAACCCTATTGGTAGCAATGATTATTTTGGGCGGGGTAAAACGCATTGCGACAGCTTCCTCTATTATTGTTCCTTTTATGGCGATTTCTTATGTTCTGGTTTCTATCATTATTATTTTACTCAATTGGGAAAAAGTACCGAATGCGGTTTGGCTGATTATCCATAGCGCATTTAATCCGCAATCGGCTTTAGGCGGCGCATTAGGTTTTACCGTGATGAAAGCAATTCAATCGGGTGTGGCTCGGGGTATTTTCTCTAATGAATCAGGGTTGGGAAGCGCACCGATTGCCGCCGCCGCCGCACAAACGCGTGAGCCTGTTCGCCAGGGATTAATTTCTATGACGGGGACTTTTTTAGACACGATTATTGTATGCACGATGACAGGGATCGTATTAGTGCTTACCGGTGCGTGGAGTAATCCGTCACTTGCCGGTGCAACGGTAACGAATGCTGCATTTTCGCAAGGTTTAGGTTCTCCGATAGGGGCGACTATCGTAACGATCGGCTTATTATTTTTTGCATTTACCACCATTTTAGGTTGGTGCTACTACGGTGAACGTTGCTTTGTTTATTTAGTCGGCACACGTGGTATTCGCCTATATCGTTTGGTTTTTATTGTATTAGTGGGAATTGGAGCATTCTTAAAACTGGATTTAATCTGGATTCTTGCGGATATTGTGAACGGTTTAATGGCATTCCCGAACTTGATTGCTTTAATCGGATTGCGTAAAGTCGTTATTGAAGAAACAAAAGACTATTTCTCCCGTTTAAAAATCAATCATCGCGATCAAGATGAATTGGTTTAA
- the raiA gene encoding ribosome-associated translation inhibitor RaiA: protein MTLNITSKQMEITPAIREHVESRLAKLEKWHTQLISPHFVLNKVPNGFTVEASIGTPLGNLLASATSDDMYKAINEVEEKLERQLNKLQHKGEARRADERLKDSFE, encoded by the coding sequence ATGACATTAAATATTACCAGTAAACAAATGGAAATCACGCCTGCAATTCGTGAGCATGTGGAAAGCCGTTTAGCAAAATTAGAAAAATGGCATACACAGTTGATTAGTCCGCATTTTGTACTTAATAAAGTACCGAATGGTTTTACTGTCGAGGCATCTATAGGCACACCGCTTGGCAACCTGCTTGCCAGTGCCACAAGCGATGATATGTACAAAGCTATTAATGAAGTGGAAGAAAAATTGGAGCGTCAGCTTAATAAATTACAACATAAAGGCGAAGCCCGCCGTGCTGACGAACGTTTGAAAGATTCTTTTGAATAA